A stretch of the Teretinema zuelzerae genome encodes the following:
- a CDS encoding GGDEF domain-containing protein, with protein MKNKFIAIYATFAFLALAGSVAWFFMSLSSASKTGYNEAERSFDWISRESGSAALQNGFMSDDFVARMTEICGQSRLLSSLVLSTPAGALFVWPADSHIFTYTMNGSVSFTDTPLFSRTFSAVVDVGDGFSGAVTLTALVQGLESQYIFYSLRNSFFIVFAVFLLTLIVILLQSTKLEHKKSTDKSVDAILDEAFSAKKEPLLRPSPFEGKTEIETSETPRDSSETAIVDSNPDEVSSYMDDEPSPSSFQSSDVPYAEDGELESVPEGLFSPLTGIGWEEYLLDRLDAELVRAASSEQDLSLIIVQVDPLSRTDLLAKKISQVLLDTFRFRDMVFEFGSNGFAGILINMNLDQAMKTADSLYADIDSILLEMGYSAHIHIGITTRTARLLPASRMIDEALNAAKKAAEEPHLPIVAFRANPEKYRTFVAGAN; from the coding sequence ATGAAGAATAAGTTCATTGCGATATACGCGACGTTTGCATTTCTTGCGCTCGCCGGTTCGGTTGCCTGGTTTTTTATGTCCCTCTCTTCTGCCAGTAAAACAGGATACAACGAAGCTGAACGCAGTTTCGATTGGATTTCAAGAGAATCGGGTTCTGCCGCCTTGCAAAACGGATTTATGTCGGATGATTTCGTCGCACGCATGACCGAGATTTGCGGGCAATCCCGTTTGCTCAGCTCTCTCGTGCTTTCCACTCCCGCAGGAGCTCTTTTTGTCTGGCCGGCGGATTCGCACATATTTACTTACACTATGAACGGTTCAGTGTCTTTTACGGATACGCCGTTATTCTCGAGGACGTTCAGCGCTGTTGTCGACGTAGGCGACGGATTTTCAGGCGCGGTAACACTTACGGCGCTCGTGCAAGGGCTTGAATCGCAATACATCTTTTATTCCTTGAGAAATTCTTTTTTCATAGTGTTCGCCGTTTTCCTGTTGACGCTCATTGTTATTTTGCTTCAATCTACAAAATTAGAACATAAGAAAAGCACTGATAAGTCGGTAGATGCGATTCTCGATGAAGCGTTTTCCGCGAAGAAGGAACCGCTTCTACGCCCTTCGCCGTTCGAAGGAAAAACCGAAATCGAAACGTCGGAAACGCCTCGAGATTCGTCGGAAACGGCGATAGTCGATAGCAATCCGGACGAAGTATCGTCTTACATGGATGACGAGCCGTCTCCTTCGAGCTTCCAATCGTCAGACGTACCCTATGCCGAAGACGGCGAATTGGAATCGGTTCCCGAAGGCCTTTTCTCTCCTCTGACCGGAATCGGATGGGAAGAATATCTTCTGGACCGCCTCGACGCCGAGCTGGTGCGGGCCGCTTCATCTGAACAGGATCTTTCCCTGATAATCGTGCAAGTAGATCCTTTGTCTCGAACAGATCTTCTCGCAAAGAAAATTTCACAGGTTTTATTGGATACTTTCCGTTTCAGGGATATGGTGTTCGAATTCGGATCTAACGGGTTCGCCGGAATTTTGATTAATATGAACCTGGACCAAGCTATGAAAACCGCCGACAGCCTCTATGCCGACATCGATTCTATCCTCCTGGAGATGGGATACTCGGCACATATTCATATCGGCATAACGACAAGAACAGCCCGTCTTCTTCCCGCTTCGAGAATGATTGACGAAGCTCTCAACGCCGCGAAAAAAGCGGCTGAAGAGCCTCACCTTCCAATCGTTGCGTTTAGGGCGAATCCTGAAAAATACCGGACTTTCGTCGCAGGAGCGAATTGA